A genomic window from Desulfovibrio porci includes:
- a CDS encoding thiamine pyrophosphate-binding protein, whose protein sequence is MQAANGGEAAARALIELGVEFVFTLTGGHLNHIHQILEKSPVRLVDTRHEQAATFMADAYARMTGKPGVAMLTAGPGFTNCISPLQQAATNCTPLLVIAGASGTDYRDKMDLQDAPQAAIAAPIVKAAYVCTQTERVAEYVETAFRMTLAGRPGPVFLELPCDILGKVMPDGECAWHRTVLESRPVDPRGVEETIALLREAERPIVVAGSGAGYARAGEELRVFVEKCGIPVFTCNMGRGLVSDLHPLCFGLAGPHRPLTAKKAYAETDLALILGNRISLNHFFGAAYNKDAALIQVDVAGEELGRNRAIDLPVVSDVRAFLELANSRLDALGLSGVGPKGLGHRYAPWLEELRAEQQRCAEAMLPMQTSDTVPIHPQRLMQEVDNFMDRDDDVVLADGGDTLTWVHIGRTIRKPYRLLDHGQYWCIGGGIADAIAARLVYPESRVMLVTGDGSFGFNFMEVTTALRKGLPLVIVVANDQSWGMIRHSQQLRLGYTLDSVTWLGPTPYDKMVEAAGGKGFYVERPQDIRPAIEAAFAANTVSCVNVMVDPTVISPASIALGQLGAYKIE, encoded by the coding sequence ATGCAAGCTGCCAATGGAGGCGAAGCCGCCGCGCGCGCCCTGATCGAACTGGGCGTGGAATTTGTGTTCACCCTCACCGGCGGACATCTCAATCACATCCATCAGATTCTAGAAAAGAGTCCGGTCCGCCTGGTGGACACGCGCCACGAGCAGGCGGCCACCTTCATGGCCGACGCCTACGCCCGTATGACGGGCAAGCCGGGCGTAGCCATGCTCACCGCCGGACCGGGCTTCACCAACTGCATTTCTCCCCTGCAGCAGGCGGCCACCAACTGCACGCCCCTGCTGGTCATCGCGGGGGCCTCGGGCACGGACTACCGGGACAAGATGGACCTTCAGGACGCGCCCCAGGCGGCTATTGCCGCGCCCATCGTCAAGGCGGCCTATGTCTGCACACAGACCGAACGGGTGGCCGAATACGTGGAAACGGCCTTTCGCATGACCCTGGCCGGACGGCCCGGTCCGGTTTTTCTGGAACTGCCCTGCGACATACTGGGCAAGGTCATGCCCGACGGGGAGTGCGCCTGGCATAGGACTGTGCTGGAGTCCCGGCCTGTAGACCCACGCGGCGTAGAGGAAACCATCGCTCTTCTGCGTGAAGCCGAACGCCCCATTGTGGTGGCGGGCAGCGGTGCCGGTTACGCCAGGGCCGGGGAAGAACTGCGCGTCTTTGTGGAAAAATGCGGCATCCCGGTCTTTACCTGCAATATGGGGCGCGGCCTTGTCTCGGACCTGCACCCGCTCTGCTTCGGTCTGGCCGGGCCACACCGCCCGCTGACAGCCAAAAAGGCGTATGCGGAAACAGACTTGGCCCTGATTCTGGGCAATCGCATCAGCCTCAATCACTTTTTCGGAGCCGCCTACAACAAGGACGCCGCACTGATCCAGGTGGACGTGGCCGGAGAGGAACTGGGCCGCAACCGGGCCATTGACCTGCCTGTGGTCAGCGACGTGCGCGCCTTTCTGGAACTGGCCAACAGCCGTCTGGACGCTCTGGGTCTCTCCGGGGTGGGACCGAAAGGCCTGGGCCACCGCTATGCGCCATGGCTGGAGGAGTTGCGCGCGGAGCAGCAGCGTTGCGCCGAGGCCATGCTGCCCATGCAGACCAGCGACACCGTGCCCATCCATCCGCAACGGCTGATGCAAGAGGTGGACAACTTCATGGACCGCGACGACGACGTGGTGCTGGCCGACGGCGGCGACACCCTGACCTGGGTGCATATCGGGCGCACGATTCGCAAGCCCTACAGGCTTCTGGATCACGGACAGTATTGGTGTATCGGCGGCGGCATCGCGGACGCTATCGCCGCCCGTCTGGTCTATCCGGAAAGCCGGGTCATGCTGGTCACCGGCGACGGCTCCTTCGGTTTCAACTTCATGGAAGTGACCACGGCCCTGCGCAAGGGTTTGCCCCTGGTCATCGTGGTGGCCAACGACCAGAGTTGGGGCATGATCCGGCACAGCCAGCAACTGCGCCTGGGCTACACCCTGGATTCCGTGACCTGGCTGGGGCCCACGCCCTACGACAAGATGGTGGAGGCCGCCGGAGGCAAGGGCTTTTACGTGGAACGCCCGCAGGACATCCGCCCGGCCATTGAAGCGGCCTTTGCCGCCAATACCGTGTCCTGCGTCAATGTCATGGTGGACCCCACGGTCATCAGCCCGGCCAGCATCGCCCTGGGCCAACTCGGAGCCTACAAGATCGAATGA
- a CDS encoding sigma-54 interaction domain-containing protein has translation MPEEWNNSEQLYQNVLDALPEGVLYCDTDFIVRKVNKCYASLLGGDVKTILGRPLPDLNPLTRAPLVIKHGRPEMGDLCTLPLFGDNYKFVVNRIPVRDGDGAVTGMVSHILFTDPAELRELTRKIDFLAKKLKSYNRSLKPERSAHYDIESIIGESAPMRAVKGLIRSYAAGSHPVLILGKTGTGKELTAHALHALSSRAAGPFISINCAAIPKELFEAELFGYAPGAFSDARKEGKIGQMELANGGTLFLDEIGDIPLHAQVKLLRVLEEKRITRLGDVSGREVDFRLITATNRDLQDMISQESFREDLYYRINTLTIRLPPLRARTEDILPLARQILSKIGCATADFTDQAVRALEAYSWPGNVRQLFNSLVHATLHQSGGRIDAGDLPAEVTGNVRMPERHSPPQRHHDLAAWLSAQEAGFLTAALQENQGNVTATARQLGISRVTLYAKLKKYGIPQFAADTDAPKP, from the coding sequence ATGCCGGAAGAATGGAACAATTCCGAACAGCTCTACCAGAACGTGCTGGATGCCCTGCCCGAAGGCGTCCTGTACTGCGATACCGACTTCATCGTCCGCAAGGTCAACAAATGCTACGCCTCCCTGCTGGGCGGCGACGTCAAGACCATTCTGGGCAGGCCGCTGCCCGATCTGAATCCCCTGACCCGCGCCCCGTTGGTCATCAAGCATGGCCGTCCGGAAATGGGCGACCTGTGCACCCTGCCGCTCTTTGGCGACAATTACAAATTCGTGGTCAACCGGATTCCGGTGCGCGACGGCGACGGCGCGGTCACGGGCATGGTTTCGCACATCTTGTTCACCGACCCGGCGGAACTGCGTGAACTGACCCGCAAAATCGACTTTCTGGCCAAAAAGCTGAAGAGTTACAATCGCAGCCTCAAGCCGGAACGCAGCGCCCATTACGATATCGAAAGCATTATTGGCGAAAGCGCGCCCATGCGCGCGGTGAAAGGGCTCATCCGGAGCTACGCCGCGGGCTCACACCCTGTGCTGATTCTGGGCAAAACCGGCACGGGCAAGGAGCTGACAGCGCACGCCCTGCACGCGCTCAGCAGTCGCGCGGCCGGCCCGTTCATCAGCATCAACTGCGCGGCCATCCCCAAGGAGCTTTTCGAAGCCGAGCTTTTCGGCTACGCGCCGGGCGCGTTTTCCGACGCGCGCAAGGAAGGCAAGATCGGCCAGATGGAGCTGGCCAACGGCGGCACGCTCTTTCTGGACGAAATCGGGGACATTCCGCTGCATGCCCAGGTCAAGCTGCTGCGCGTGCTGGAAGAAAAACGCATCACCCGGCTGGGCGACGTGTCCGGCCGGGAGGTGGATTTCCGGCTGATCACGGCCACCAACCGCGATCTGCAGGACATGATCAGCCAGGAAAGCTTTCGTGAGGATTTGTACTACCGTATCAACACCCTGACCATCCGCCTGCCGCCCCTGCGCGCCCGCACCGAGGACATTCTGCCCCTGGCCCGACAGATTCTCTCCAAAATCGGCTGCGCCACGGCGGACTTCACGGATCAGGCCGTGCGTGCCCTGGAAGCCTACTCCTGGCCCGGCAACGTGCGCCAGTTGTTCAACTCCCTGGTGCACGCCACCCTGCACCAGAGCGGCGGCCGCATCGACGCGGGCGATCTGCCCGCTGAAGTCACGGGTAACGTCCGGATGCCCGAGCGCCACTCGCCGCCACAGCGCCACCATGACCTCGCCGCCTGGCTGAGCGCCCAGGAAGCGGGCTTTCTGACCGCCGCCCTGCAAGAAAATCAGGGCAACGTCACGGCCACGGCCCGGCAACTGGGCATCTCGCGCGTGACCCTCTACGCCAAACTGAAAAAATACGGCATCCCGCAGTTTGCCGCAGATACGGATGCGCCCAAACCGTAA
- the purN gene encoding phosphoribosylglycinamide formyltransferase yields the protein MPLKIAILASGGGTNAQAMIDKAAAGILDVDIRLILSNRPGAGVLERARKAGLPHLGLDHTRFPDREAYDRQLIAALRESGAELIVLAGYMRLLTSAFLEAFAGRVINIHPALLPSFPGVHGGADAQAYGVKISGCTVHFVEEKVDSGPVIIQAAVPVEAGEDLDCLMNRIHGLEHRIYPQALQWFAEGRISTQGRQVLLAPGARRALKPDGHWLVWPPLEEGF from the coding sequence ATGCCCCTGAAAATCGCCATACTGGCCTCGGGCGGGGGAACCAACGCCCAGGCCATGATCGACAAGGCCGCCGCAGGCATTCTGGATGTGGACATCCGCCTGATTCTCAGCAACAGGCCGGGCGCGGGCGTGCTGGAGCGCGCCCGCAAGGCCGGGCTGCCGCACCTGGGCCTGGACCACACCCGCTTTCCGGACCGGGAGGCCTATGACCGGCAACTCATCGCCGCCCTGCGCGAAAGCGGCGCGGAGCTCATCGTGCTGGCCGGTTACATGCGCCTGCTCACTTCCGCCTTTCTGGAAGCTTTTGCCGGACGGGTGATCAACATCCATCCGGCTCTGCTGCCCAGCTTTCCCGGCGTGCACGGCGGGGCCGACGCCCAGGCCTACGGGGTCAAGATTTCCGGCTGCACTGTGCATTTCGTGGAGGAAAAAGTGGACAGCGGTCCGGTGATCATCCAGGCCGCCGTGCCCGTGGAGGCCGGGGAGGATTTGGACTGCCTGATGAACCGCATCCACGGCCTGGAACACCGCATCTATCCGCAGGCGCTGCAATGGTTCGCCGAGGGCCGCATCAGCACCCAGGGCCGTCAGGTGCTTCTGGCGCCGGGAGCGCGGCGCGCGCTGAAGCCGGACGGGCACTGGCTGGTCTGGCCGCCGCTGGAAGAAGGATTTTAA
- the cobA gene encoding uroporphyrinogen-III C-methyltransferase, which yields MKVYLLGAGPGDPGLLTLKARDVLAAADVVVYDALANDSLLGHARPDAELIYVGKVAGNHALPQHEINALLVRKAKEGKVVARLKGGDPYIFGRGGEEAEELLAAGVPFEEVPGISSTIAAPAYAGIPLTHRDFASSVTIITGHENPNKPGSVHNWQALAQSASTLVFVMGMKNLPDIARNLLDAGLDPQTPAALVYRGTTPRQRSLVASLCDLPQAALDAHFTNPSVIVVGKVASLHDKLNWFEHKPLLGKSIVVTRAREQASGLARSLAELGAEVIQCPTIEIRPLPDYAELDAALARLADYGWLIFTSVNGVRHFWLRLEATGKDSRALGACKVAAIGPATADALLARGIRPDFVPERYVAEGVVEGLLAREDGRLAGTRMLLPRAAKARDVLPVELGRAGAVVDVIPAYETVPAAGRKDEVLARLEEGSLSCVTFGSSSTVENFLSLIPAEKLREHPETRLAAIGPVTARTLREHGLEAHIQPEEYTIPALVKAMTEYFTRN from the coding sequence ATGAAAGTCTATCTTCTGGGCGCGGGTCCCGGCGATCCCGGCCTGCTGACCCTCAAGGCCAGGGACGTTCTGGCCGCGGCGGACGTGGTGGTCTATGACGCTCTGGCCAACGACAGTCTGCTGGGCCATGCCCGGCCCGACGCCGAGCTGATCTATGTGGGCAAGGTGGCGGGCAACCACGCCCTGCCCCAGCACGAGATCAACGCCCTGCTGGTGCGCAAAGCCAAAGAAGGCAAGGTGGTGGCCCGGCTCAAGGGCGGCGACCCCTATATCTTCGGGCGCGGCGGCGAAGAAGCCGAGGAACTGCTGGCCGCTGGCGTGCCCTTTGAGGAAGTGCCGGGCATCAGCAGTACCATCGCGGCTCCGGCCTACGCGGGCATTCCCCTGACCCACCGCGATTTCGCCTCCTCAGTGACCATCATCACCGGACACGAGAATCCGAACAAGCCCGGCTCGGTGCACAACTGGCAGGCTCTGGCCCAGAGTGCCTCCACCCTAGTCTTTGTCATGGGCATGAAAAACCTGCCGGACATCGCCCGCAATCTGCTGGACGCGGGCCTGGATCCGCAAACCCCGGCGGCCTTGGTTTACCGGGGCACCACACCGCGTCAGCGCAGTCTGGTCGCATCCCTGTGCGATCTGCCGCAGGCCGCCCTGGACGCGCATTTCACCAATCCCTCGGTGATCGTAGTGGGCAAGGTGGCGAGCCTGCACGACAAACTGAACTGGTTCGAGCACAAGCCCCTGCTGGGCAAAAGCATTGTGGTCACGCGCGCGCGGGAACAGGCCAGCGGCCTGGCCCGCAGCCTGGCGGAACTGGGAGCCGAGGTCATCCAATGCCCCACCATTGAAATCCGTCCCCTGCCCGATTATGCGGAGCTGGACGCGGCTCTGGCCCGGCTGGCTGATTACGGCTGGCTGATTTTCACTTCCGTGAACGGGGTGCGCCATTTCTGGCTGCGCCTGGAAGCAACGGGCAAAGACAGCCGGGCGCTGGGGGCCTGCAAGGTGGCGGCCATCGGCCCGGCCACGGCGGACGCCCTGCTGGCGCGCGGCATCCGGCCCGATTTCGTGCCCGAACGCTACGTGGCCGAAGGCGTGGTGGAAGGCCTGCTGGCGCGTGAAGATGGACGGCTGGCGGGCACGCGCATGCTGCTGCCGCGCGCGGCCAAAGCCCGCGACGTGCTGCCCGTGGAACTGGGCAGGGCCGGGGCCGTGGTGGACGTGATACCCGCCTATGAAACCGTACCGGCCGCCGGGCGCAAGGACGAGGTGCTGGCGCGCCTGGAAGAAGGCTCGCTTTCCTGCGTGACCTTCGGTTCCTCCTCCACGGTGGAGAACTTTCTGAGCCTGATCCCGGCGGAAAAACTCAGGGAGCACCCGGAAACCCGGCTGGCGGCCATCGGCCCGGTGACGGCCCGGACCCTGCGCGAACACGGGCTGGAGGCCCATATCCAGCCGGAGGAATACACCATCCCGGCCCTGGTCAAGGCCATGACGGAATACTTCACGCGGAACTGA
- a CDS encoding leucyl aminopeptidase — protein MDIRFQNLGPEQWKAAIMLAPACEGEDILRECPELDKAAPWLAIAPAMRDFKGKDGELALLHGHPELSVPRVLAVGLGPREKVDAAKLRTAVAAAVQRCRRLGLDSILLPEPALARLPGGRERLVEECVYAAQLALYRFTALKKPQEDEPADPQWLALGFDGQSVPDGAHAAARRGERAAKAVSLARDLANTPGNLLYPESLAQRAADLAKELGFACTVLDEEALAAEGMGALLAVGQGSARPPRLVALEHAPKGHEQDKPLILVGKGITFDSGGISLKPAANMQQMKCDMTGAAAVLAAIAALAEEDAPRRVIGLLACAENMPDGKATRPGDVVRAASGDTVEITNTDAEGRLVLCDALAYAQKQWTPAAMVDIATLTGACAVALGTELAGLFCDDADLAELLSAAGGVGGENYWPLPLWQPYAEQLKSEVADICHTGPREGGAINAALFLKHFVRDGVRWAHLDIAGVDWNAKKTPLCPVGASGFGARTLLELARGGVQ, from the coding sequence ATGGATATACGCTTCCAGAACCTCGGCCCCGAACAGTGGAAAGCCGCGATCATGCTGGCCCCGGCCTGCGAGGGCGAAGACATCTTACGCGAGTGCCCGGAACTGGACAAGGCCGCTCCCTGGCTGGCCATAGCCCCGGCCATGCGCGACTTCAAGGGCAAGGACGGCGAACTGGCCCTGCTGCACGGTCATCCGGAACTTTCCGTGCCGCGCGTGCTGGCCGTGGGCCTGGGTCCGCGCGAAAAAGTGGACGCCGCCAAACTGCGCACTGCCGTGGCCGCCGCCGTGCAGCGCTGCCGCCGGTTGGGCCTGGACTCCATCCTGCTGCCCGAACCGGCCCTGGCCCGCCTGCCCGGCGGCCGGGAACGGCTGGTGGAGGAATGCGTCTACGCCGCGCAACTGGCCCTCTACCGCTTCACGGCCCTGAAAAAGCCGCAAGAAGACGAGCCCGCTGATCCGCAATGGCTGGCCCTGGGTTTTGACGGCCAGTCCGTGCCCGACGGCGCGCACGCGGCGGCCCGCCGGGGCGAACGCGCGGCAAAGGCCGTGAGCCTGGCGCGGGATCTGGCCAACACGCCGGGCAATCTGCTCTATCCCGAAAGTCTGGCCCAACGCGCCGCCGATCTGGCCAAAGAGCTGGGCTTCGCCTGCACGGTGCTGGACGAGGAAGCGCTGGCCGCCGAAGGCATGGGCGCGCTGCTGGCCGTGGGCCAAGGGTCGGCCCGCCCCCCCCGCCTGGTGGCGCTGGAACACGCTCCCAAGGGGCATGAGCAGGACAAGCCGCTGATCCTGGTGGGCAAGGGCATCACCTTTGACTCCGGCGGCATCAGCCTCAAGCCCGCCGCCAACATGCAGCAGATGAAATGCGACATGACCGGCGCGGCGGCGGTGCTGGCCGCCATCGCGGCCCTGGCCGAGGAGGACGCGCCCCGCCGGGTCATCGGCCTGCTGGCCTGCGCCGAGAACATGCCCGACGGCAAGGCCACCCGCCCCGGCGACGTGGTGCGCGCGGCCAGCGGCGATACGGTGGAAATCACCAATACCGACGCCGAGGGCCGTCTGGTTCTTTGCGACGCCCTGGCCTACGCCCAGAAACAGTGGACCCCGGCCGCCATGGTGGACATAGCCACCCTCACCGGCGCGTGCGCCGTGGCCCTGGGCACGGAGCTGGCCGGCCTGTTCTGCGATGACGCGGATCTGGCCGAACTCCTCAGCGCCGCGGGCGGCGTGGGCGGCGAAAATTACTGGCCGCTGCCGCTCTGGCAGCCCTACGCCGAGCAGCTCAAAAGCGAGGTGGCGGATATCTGCCACACCGGCCCGCGCGAAGGCGGGGCCATCAACGCCGCGCTCTTCCTCAAGCATTTCGTGCGCGACGGCGTGCGCTGGGCGCATCTGGACATCGCGGGCGTGGACTGGAACGCCAAAAAAACGCCGCTCTGCCCGGTGGGCGCGTCGGGCTTCGGCGCGCGCACCCTGCTGGAACTGGCCCGTGGAGGCGTGCAATGA
- the hemW gene encoding radical SAM family heme chaperone HemW, with translation MLVYIHVPFCRTRCNYCAFHSVALGRGVEPAASPLLRDYLDTLLLELAHWGDRLGGTEVQSVFFGGGTPSLLPPRIVGIVLERLARCFTLSPKAEITLEANPESLRGGQNVKQYLAAGVNRLSIGIQSLDESMLCLLGRPHKAQDSLHAVFAAREAGCANINMDLMWGLPGLSVRQWLQTLKDAVRMSPDHISAYGLTLEPGTPLERDCEEGRLALPPERDQNIMFMEGAAFLEANGYMHYEISNFARMGFQCRHNLGYWEGADYLGLGPSATSTIAGRRWTNPASQRAWEARTREGSLGAEVESLPPTVRVLELIMLRLRTSRGLRLKAYRKLTGRDFLRDHQRLVQALHENGLIRIRNGYLRLTRSGMLVSNSILSNLFERTEAVLKQPLPPGTASPSSAPAKSLSAGNNGPEIQAVVWPSA, from the coding sequence ATGCTCGTTTATATTCACGTTCCCTTCTGCCGCACGCGCTGCAACTACTGCGCCTTCCATTCCGTCGCTCTGGGCCGGGGCGTGGAACCCGCCGCTTCGCCCCTGCTGCGCGACTACCTGGACACACTGCTGCTGGAGCTGGCCCACTGGGGCGACCGCCTGGGCGGGACAGAGGTGCAGAGCGTCTTTTTTGGCGGGGGCACGCCCAGCCTGCTGCCGCCGCGCATTGTGGGCATTGTGCTGGAGCGTCTGGCCCGCTGCTTCACGCTCAGCCCCAAGGCCGAAATAACCCTGGAGGCCAATCCCGAATCCCTGCGGGGGGGGCAGAACGTGAAGCAGTATCTGGCGGCGGGCGTCAACCGTTTGTCCATCGGCATCCAGAGCCTGGACGAGAGCATGCTGTGCCTGCTGGGACGTCCGCACAAGGCTCAGGACAGCCTGCACGCGGTCTTTGCGGCGCGCGAGGCGGGCTGCGCCAACATCAATATGGATCTGATGTGGGGCCTGCCCGGTCTGAGCGTGCGCCAGTGGCTGCAAACCCTCAAGGATGCCGTGCGGATGAGCCCGGATCATATTTCAGCCTACGGCCTGACCCTGGAGCCGGGCACGCCGCTGGAGCGCGACTGCGAGGAGGGACGGCTGGCGCTGCCGCCCGAGCGGGATCAGAACATCATGTTTATGGAGGGCGCGGCCTTTCTGGAGGCCAACGGCTATATGCATTACGAAATTTCCAATTTCGCGCGCATGGGCTTCCAGTGCCGCCACAATCTGGGCTATTGGGAGGGCGCGGACTATCTGGGCCTGGGGCCGTCGGCCACCTCCACCATCGCGGGGCGGCGCTGGACCAACCCGGCCAGCCAGCGGGCCTGGGAGGCCCGGACCCGCGAGGGTTCGCTGGGCGCGGAAGTGGAGAGCCTGCCCCCCACCGTGCGCGTGCTGGAACTGATCATGCTGCGTCTGCGCACCTCGCGCGGCCTGCGGCTCAAAGCCTACCGGAAACTGACGGGCCGCGACTTTCTGCGCGACCACCAGCGTCTGGTCCAGGCCCTGCATGAAAACGGCCTGATCCGCATTCGTAACGGCTATCTGCGCCTGACCCGCAGCGGCATGCTGGTGTCCAATTCCATTCTGTCCAATCTCTTTGAGCGTACGGAAGCCGTGCTCAAGCAGCCTCTGCCGCCCGGTACCGCCTCCCCGTCCTCCGCGCCGGCCAAATCCTTGTCCGCCGGGAACAACGGGCCGGAAATCCAGGCCGTGGTCTGGCCGTCGGCCTAG
- a CDS encoding class II aldolase/adducin family protein, whose protein sequence is MNPNPEDTMAVLEEMRRVCRDAWRQGLLSGCNGNVSCRLPAPHDGRLCVTRSGAAKGRLTPEDCCLVDVRSGETLSGGPASSELGMHLALYRALPHCRAVLHSHPRHLLALSLVLRNPGDFLRLPLFEAGVWRARLGFASALPPGSGILALAVADAALKIGAEKPGGAAVWMTGHGLCCWGPTLADALSISEELEHLAAVQLLAR, encoded by the coding sequence ATGAATCCGAATCCTGAAGATACCATGGCCGTCCTGGAGGAAATGCGCCGCGTCTGCCGCGACGCATGGCGGCAGGGTCTGCTCTCCGGCTGCAACGGCAACGTCAGTTGCCGCCTGCCCGCGCCGCACGACGGCCGGCTCTGCGTGACCCGCTCGGGCGCGGCCAAGGGCCGCCTGACGCCGGAGGACTGCTGTCTGGTGGACGTGCGCAGCGGGGAGACGCTTTCCGGCGGTCCGGCCTCTTCGGAACTGGGCATGCATCTGGCGCTGTACCGCGCGCTGCCCCACTGCCGGGCCGTGTTGCACAGCCATCCCAGACATCTGCTGGCCTTAAGCCTGGTGCTGAGGAATCCGGGGGATTTTCTGCGCCTGCCCCTGTTCGAGGCCGGTGTCTGGCGTGCCCGTCTGGGCTTCGCGTCCGCGCTGCCGCCCGGCAGCGGGATACTGGCCCTGGCTGTGGCCGACGCGGCACTCAAGATCGGGGCGGAAAAACCTGGCGGCGCGGCAGTCTGGATGACCGGACACGGCCTTTGCTGCTGGGGGCCGACCCTGGCCGACGCTTTGTCCATCAGCGAAGAACTGGAGCATCTGGCCGCCGTGCAGTTGCTGGCGCGCTAA
- a CDS encoding glycosyltransferase: MRAHLAVVTWNRLALTRICLESLLARTPPGYTLTIVDNGSEDGTRDYLQSLAAAQPHIRLKLLSRNMGLCVASNLAWDDAADADCCVKLDNDIEILDPCWLERFTSLLEDHPQVGMASYRFCDWHEPSHQPLALRDGGAAELTTVCSGGCVCVSRAARERLGFWNEGYGRYGHEDQDYSWRAGKAGYALASLSPDGVARHLGYVEGMVDADIERSKKVSNQARLSGETAYHLHVLLFDEGLLPLRMIRKYLPVEKNGRFSFMLNPAYRPVQKLLTRLAQTVTVDASGRLSRLDLSAWRHGDNHESES; the protein is encoded by the coding sequence ATGCGCGCCCATCTGGCCGTGGTGACCTGGAACAGGCTCGCGCTGACCCGCATCTGCCTGGAGAGCCTGCTGGCGCGGACCCCGCCGGGCTATACGCTGACCATTGTGGACAACGGCAGCGAAGACGGCACCCGGGACTATCTGCAAAGCCTGGCGGCCGCGCAGCCGCACATCCGGCTCAAACTCCTTTCCCGCAATATGGGCCTTTGCGTCGCATCCAATCTGGCCTGGGACGACGCGGCGGACGCCGACTGTTGCGTCAAGCTGGACAACGACATCGAAATTCTGGACCCGTGCTGGCTGGAACGCTTTACCTCCCTGCTGGAGGATCATCCGCAGGTGGGTATGGCCTCCTACAGGTTCTGCGACTGGCACGAGCCGTCGCATCAGCCCCTGGCCCTGCGCGACGGCGGCGCGGCGGAACTGACCACCGTCTGCAGCGGCGGCTGCGTCTGCGTCTCCCGCGCGGCGCGCGAGCGCCTCGGCTTCTGGAATGAGGGCTACGGCCGTTACGGGCATGAAGACCAGGACTATTCCTGGCGGGCGGGCAAGGCGGGCTACGCGCTGGCCTCGCTCTCGCCGGACGGGGTGGCCCGCCATCTGGGCTACGTCGAGGGCATGGTGGACGCGGACATCGAGCGCAGTAAAAAAGTAAGCAACCAGGCCCGCCTTTCCGGCGAAACCGCCTATCACCTGCATGTGCTGCTGTTTGACGAAGGCCTGCTGCCGTTGCGGATGATTCGTAAATATCTGCCTGTGGAAAAAAACGGCCGCTTTTCTTTTATGCTGAACCCCGCCTACAGACCGGTGCAGAAACTGCTGACCCGGCTGGCCCAAACCGTGACTGTGGACGCCTCCGGGAGGCTGTCCCGTCTGGATCTGAGCGCCTGGCGGCATGGAGATAACCATGAATCCGAATCCTGA
- the thiL gene encoding thiamine-phosphate kinase: MVPAPPSPSAFTFSEDGILACLAGHFPQTHPSLLLGRGDDCAVLKAGRPLCVSSDLFLEDIHFRRSYFSPEDMGHKALAVNVSDLAGCGARPLGFTLCLGLPDWVDMAWLDCFFGGMAALAGQQRMALAGGDLSRCERLHISVTVWGETAEPGGFLARGGSMPGDSLFVVGRLGLARVGLHVLEAQGRAALADWPAACAAHLRPEPQVDAGLMLARAGYNARPPALMDLSDGIIRDLPRLLGLSGELRAGADGQPPQQNQGQNPGQSQGLGAAILLPQGLLHPEVLRYAQEQGKNPVHEALLGGEDYALLGSCAPDMLPSLHAAIPGFCSIGTITAGGGITCNNEPLDRLSGFDHFEAGARGKKAD; encoded by the coding sequence ATGGTTCCGGCCCCGCCTTCCCCTTCGGCCTTCACCTTTTCCGAGGACGGCATTCTGGCCTGCCTCGCAGGCCACTTTCCCCAGACCCATCCCTCGCTGCTGCTGGGCCGGGGCGACGACTGCGCGGTGCTCAAGGCCGGGCGGCCCCTGTGCGTGAGCAGCGACCTTTTTCTGGAGGACATCCACTTCCGTCGCTCCTACTTCAGTCCCGAGGACATGGGGCACAAGGCCCTGGCCGTCAACGTCAGCGATCTGGCCGGATGCGGGGCCAGGCCGCTGGGCTTCACCCTCTGCCTGGGCCTGCCGGACTGGGTGGATATGGCCTGGCTGGACTGTTTCTTCGGCGGCATGGCCGCGCTCGCCGGGCAGCAGCGCATGGCCCTGGCGGGCGGCGATCTCTCCCGTTGCGAGCGCCTGCACATCAGTGTGACTGTCTGGGGCGAAACCGCCGAACCCGGCGGTTTTCTGGCGCGCGGGGGCAGCATGCCCGGCGACAGCCTGTTCGTGGTGGGCCGCCTGGGGCTGGCCAGGGTGGGCCTGCACGTACTGGAAGCCCAGGGCCGCGCGGCCCTGGCGGACTGGCCCGCCGCCTGCGCCGCCCACTTGCGGCCCGAGCCGCAGGTGGACGCAGGCCTGATGCTGGCGCGCGCCGGGTACAACGCCCGGCCCCCGGCGCTCATGGATCTTTCCGACGGGATCATCCGCGACCTGCCCCGCCTGCTGGGCCTCAGCGGCGAACTGCGCGCCGGGGCGGACGGTCAGCCCCCGCAGCAGAATCAGGGTCAAAACCCGGGCCAGAGTCAGGGACTGGGCGCGGCCATACTGCTGCCCCAGGGCCTGCTGCACCCCGAAGTGCTGCGCTACGCCCAAGAGCAGGGGAAAAATCCGGTCCATGAAGCCCTGCTGGGCGGCGAAGACTACGCCCTGCTGGGTTCCTGCGCGCCGGACATGCTGCCCTCCCTGCACGCGGCCATTCCGGGCTTTTGCAGCATCGGCACCATCACGGCCGGAGGCGGCATAACCTGCAACAACGAACCCCTGGACCGCCTGAGCGGCTTTGACCACTTTGAGGCGGGCGCGCGGGGAAAAAAGGCGGACTGA